The sequence below is a genomic window from Eleginops maclovinus isolate JMC-PN-2008 ecotype Puerto Natales chromosome 20, JC_Emac_rtc_rv5, whole genome shotgun sequence.
CTGATTGTTAAATGAGCAAGTAGTGGTAATTAAGTGTCAGCAGATTGGCAGCAGATTGgtaaatgcaattaaaaacgttttttggAAGCCACACTTGTTGTGGAAAAAAGTTTAACCACATGGAGGATGGCGTCATATCTTACCTCAGGAAAAGATTCACTTTTTCAGGTGCTTGTTTGAACAGTCCTTCAAACTGGTCTCTGGCCCACTGTAAAACAATATgtacataaaatacaatcaggataataaaaatacactgaCAGAAACATTTAGAGGAAAATATTGCAATGGCAATTGGTACATGCATGTCATGTCAATCATAAGGATTCATTTTGAATCTTTAACTTTTCATTTGGCACCATCATCTGGTCATTATAATGTTTCCAATATTTGTTAATACctgcaaaacatttccatcaacCTCAGctatactttttgttttgtaacattAGGAAGTGTTATTACAAACAGGTTATATTGTCAAGTTAAGAATTTACAATTACATCCTCAGAGACTATTCATCAGGTTCTAGTCCTGTAAAATACTTCTTCCAAAACGTGTTTTCAACATTCTCAACctctattatatttaaatgaggTGGTTCAGTggtataataaaagtaaaaaacaacagattatAGGTATTGTCTTTTTCTTGCTCTGGTCATTAAGTGTAGGTACTGAAGCAGTAGGAGGAAGATCAATCATtgtaactcaaacaaacagCTCAATTATAGGTTTACAAGGTACCTGCAGGGTGTGCTCAATGCGGTGAGGGAAGTTCTTGAGTGTGCAGAGCGGGATGGCATCATCAGAATTCGATTTGTCCGGGCCATAAGACTCTGTCAGTTGAGGCACCACCACCAGAGTGTGACCCTTACATCCTAAAGTTCCTCCTTCCAGCAACGGTTTGTGGTGTTGCACACAGCGTCCATCGAGATAGACTCCTGGGAATCAGAAAGAGCAATCAAAGGCTTTTGTACTAAATGTTGTACAGCTCCGGTATATTTACGGTTGTAATTAGAATTAAAATAATGGCGAGGAAGTCAGAGTAAGTGCACTCACTGGCTTTTACATTATCAAGGGCTGCAGCCACTCCATCGAGACCCATGAAGAACTTGTTATCATACACTTCTTCACTGTCAGGGTCCAGGCAATTCTGGTGAGCAGTGATTTTCATCGCCGGGTTCATTTCTCGCGCAGCTTTGGCCGCAACGTCCGATTTtggtttctgtttatttaaagatgAGCAAGTGGTCAGTGTCTTTAAGAGATAATGTCTTTCAGCAATGTAGAACACAAAGAGATGGAGGGTAAAGTGAATACAATGTTATTTCATGTGAATATTGAGAATTGTTTCTTATCTATCAAACGGCTCAAATAAATCAGCAACATCTAATGCCTAAAGAAAACATATACACTGTCTCATTGCTCTCTATTATATAATGCTAgaataaacacagtttttttccAGAATCTCAGagcattcaattattttttgtcaACATACCCTTTAGTTGCACTCAACTATGTGTTGCGTAAGTTGTTTAGACACTGGGAGTTGTTTACCCAGATGTTAGTGATCAAGTGTCTGATATACCACTAAagtacacacaaaacaaaactgccACAAATGATGGAACATGTCATCAATGTGTAATCTGACACAACCTATCTCAGACAGTGACTTTAGCCCCCCCAACCTGTCCTATTAGTAAAGCCCTCTGACCCTTCCACTTAACCAGGTCAAACAAGAAGTAGTGATCTATGATGGCATGTGATGTTCTTCATCACAGAGGAGaggttgtgtgttttctcacccCAATATCATTAGACCTGAACAAGAACTGTCGATTCAAGTTGGATCTTTCTATGAAGTCCATGTCTGTTACGGTGATGTTCCCTTCTTCTCCTGCACTGAGCCCAATGAGGGCAAAGTTTTTAAGAAGCTCACATCCGATAGCACCAGCTCCAACCTAGACAAAATACAAGAGAGATACTGTGTCAGACTTTATTAGCTTTTGATATGCTCTAAAGATTAAAGACTATTATTGCACATTCAGGGCTGCTGCAATCTTCAACAAATATTTATGATTATCAATTAATCTGCCTAATAAtttaaagatgaaaacatttcatcCCAGTTTCCAAGGATTTGTCTTTAAATTTCTTGTTTTGACAGTCCAAAATCCAAAGATTAACATGAATTTAAATAGACAAAGGCAAGATATCTTCatctaaaaaacacacatttttcacgatacatttctttaaagattattaaattattacaaaaatgtttctgtCAATCTGCTCAGCGACTAGCTGACTAGTGGTTGCAGCTCAGTTGCACATTACATGTCAAACTCCTTGATAcattgcatgccttttttacGGTGAAAAAAGGAACACGTGCACGCACTCCCTTTTTtccaaacaacacacaacagtaacAAAATAACACCTCTAAAAGGAAACAGGGAAAGGGTTTGGCACTGTTGAATGGCCTCTGCACACCAAGAGGTCAACACTGGCAGGAAATGCCGACCATATCACAGCCGTTTCCTGCATGTGCCATCATTAACACCagacaaatgaaaggaaaacacagatgGAGCGCCTGTATTTTCTTGCAGAGTGTGCTCCCTGCTGGACAAATACCAAACCTGCCCTCACCAGGAAATACTTCTGCCTTTCAATCTTCTCCTGGAACGCTGGGCCAAACACGACAATCTGTCCATCGTACCTCGAGCCTTTCTGTCAGAGAGGAAataccaaaatgtattttgagttTACATCAGAATTCTCATAAAATGTTCCTAATTGATATATGTGACTTGTTTAAATGGAGAAATATCCTCACATACTGCTGAAAAGGAGCACTCTGCCAGATGGTCCTTCTCTTCAGGGAGGCACTCAAGTGCGTCAAAATATAGCCACTGCTGAAGAGGCGTAAATTTCCCACTACACGCCTGCAGGTACAGTATAGAGTGCACAGAGCAAACACAGTCAGCTATAAGCAACTCCAAGTACtacattacatatttttaatatacaCAATGTAAAAATAGCTACGTTATACCCTATCAAAAACTTCTACCTTTGAACTAACCTTAATAACTTCCTGAGATGCAAGGCCTCCAATGAAAGCATTCACAGGAGCCAAGTCACCCTGTGCTGTGAAGGACAGGATTCTCACAGCAGCTTCATCCAGCTGATCCAGCTGGGCAACTGTATTCAGCTCTCTCACTATGGCAAGCAGGGCATCTGCATCTGACTGTGTGGGATTAATCATGAAGAACTAAGTGAAAACAGTTCAATACATTACAGCTTTTAATGATTATGATAAAACACCATATCATATTAAACTTGTTTTGGGAAATACATGGGCTGGTTTTTAACCTTCACAGACCTGATCCCAAGGATTAGGGcgtctcttttctttcttcacaaAGCCATGGAGGGCTTGGAAAGCCAAATGCAGGGTGTTATGCCTCGATATTTTTCCATAATCATTCAGTTTCAGCAGCTGATGGTCCAATAGAGCCGCACTCAGCGGTTTCTGCAATTGGTGttgtacttattttatttacaaatgcaAAAATCAAAGAAAGTTCAAATTGAATCTGGATACttacaaatgttagcatgcagGGCTGTTTAACCTCCGTCACTACTCCACCACGTTCATACTTAGAAAAGTTTGAAGTGTCACATATGCTGAAGGAGTATGGCCCTGATGAAAGAGTTGACAAATGATACAGACACAAATAATTGTCATCACAATTATTACTTTCTACTGGGATGCTGCTTGGAAAGGTTGTGTGGCACATTGAGTGCCATATGGCTGATCATAACTAAACTCTGTTTTGCCAGTGACAGCAGCTGAGGAAAGAAACTGCGACTCTTGGTAACACTTACCACAGACTTTGATCTcaacaggacggatgctgttGAGCTCCGTCATCCCTTGCACTTCTGAGAAGAAAACTATAGAACCATCTGAAAATCGATGCTTCTGATCATCTGTGCAGAGCACCAGTCCAGGATTGCTCTAAAACAAAGGCATGTTGACAACCTTCATAGTTGAAAGACATGTTATACTAATAACGTTTTAGTATGTCTATTTTCACGAAAACCTATAAAGAAATTTGGAATTATCACAATTTTAATCAGGGATATCCATATAAGCAGATATTTGTAATATTAGGATTTGTTAGAGAGGTTTTTAATATGAgagagacataaaacaaatggaGGGTATTACCTTTGAGACACTTTGTATCATTGCCGATGCGGGCCTATCTTCATCCTGGTCCAAGACCTCAAACTGCTCCCCAAAGTCACAGAACAACTGACTGTAAAATAAAACGCACTGATTCAACTTCTCTGTTCCatgttcaagtgtttttttgacCGCTTGTCTTGTCCACTTACCCACAAAGTCCTTTGGTGTCTGCTACAATGAACTTGATTCCTTGTGAATGGCAGAGATCCCCAAAACGCTTCTGGTCGTCCAGTGAAGAGTCAGTGACGACCACCACCTAAAAAATGGACAATTCCCTCAGATTGTGTTTCACTAAAATCTGAGTTTAAGATGTTTGACCAGCATTTTTGCACATCACAGCTATTTTAGAAGGCAATTGCTGTCCAAAATGCAAGTTACGCAAGTGTGGCTTTGAAACCTTAAAACATTCAAGGCACATACTGAGAATACTTAGAGTGGACATATCTAACTATCTCTAACAGTATATCACACTGTTTCATGTGAAAAAAGCCATGATGCACCTCATATTTAATACCTGAAATTGCAGTAGCAGTTTCTCATCCAGGGGTCCGGTGTGGGCATACACACGCACATGTGGGTTCAGGGCAGACAGCTGTTGCAGGGAACATGTGGCTCGGTTTTGACCAAGATCGGACTCCTTTAGGAAAAACTGGTGGGAAAGGGAAATTACCGGTTGACAGATGATCTCAAGGTTCACCTGAGTATCACAGTGATTTATCTGTGAATGGGTTTGCTCAGATGCCACTTGTTTGAATGCATTGACAACATTTCCATCTAAACCAAAAACGACCCTCAAAAGTTGTTTTATGAAGCAGCTTCTAAGAAGTTCACTGCAGATTTTCTTTCAATAGCTTCCATGTCAAAATAAGAATCAAACAATAcacatattattttgtttaaaaagtctggatttttttctataGGTTCCATATCATGTGACACGGTGTCTACTGTCCTGACCAAGAAGACAGTGTGAATGTCGAATATGTTAAAACTAATTTAACATCTCATCATCACAACCGGAAGTTACAGCTGGCTGATTTGGCAAACAGTTCCGTTTGATCTAACGAGAAGTTGTTGACATATCACATCACAGCATATAATCTAAAACATACATCTCCTTAAAAACCACATATGAATTAACACGTTAACAGCACACAGGGTAATTACCTGGGATGAAAGGTCGCTCCACGCTGCCTTGCCTTCATCCTGTACGGTGACAGATTTCACTCCGGACAGGATCACATTTTTGGCTATTTCTACCCCAAGACCACGCATGCCTGCTATGAGTACACTGGCTGAGCCCATCCGCTGCATCGCGTCGTGACCCAGAACATACCTGTGCAGGTGAAAAAAACCGGTGGATCTATGGACTAGCAGCTTTTAAAGGTACATGTTTCTATCTGTTGATTGATGTGCGGTAAATACTTACAGCTGTCTGGAGTACAATCCTTCATCGATTTCAACGATTTCGGACATGTTGCACTTGTAGTCTCCAATATGAGATGACCAGTTTCAAAAGAGGGATCAGCTGGAATGACAACCAAACACTTCCAACAAGGAACTAAACGAAAGAGGGGTGTGACATATCTCGAGATGACCGTTTAAAGACAAGTATTTCACTTTCGTTTCAAAAGaaacttgttgttgtttttatgccaAAACATATTTAGGAGGCTGGCCAGTAGAGGGCGCGTCAGGACTGTCAGAGTTGAAGCCATACATTTGGTAATTATTGAAACCATATCCTGCTCTTGTGAGAATTAATCTAATGTATTAAAGACTATGAGAGTGGGTTTGGAACCAGTGATGAAGGAAGAATAGACAGATATTTTACCTAAATTAATGTAAGAATGCAGTGTCAAATTACTCTGTTAGAAGTAAAAGGCATGCGTTCTAAATCTTACTCAAATAGTAAAACTACAAAAGGATTACCCATCATTTAATCAATAAGGTAGAGAAATTAATCATAGTAATTATGATATCCCCTGCATTTCAGTAGCAGTCGAGCTGATTTGAATTACTTGATTTACTGCTAGGtatcttaaaataatattttgttgtATGATTAAGATTGATTGAGGTATTATTAAccaaatctgcaaagaaactaaagctgtcaaattaatgtgttgaaataaaacGTACAATAGTTAACTCTTAGATGTAGCAGAGTAGGAATTTATATTAGATGGTGTGAAGTCCAAGCACTGCAGATGTAAACTTTAGTTAATGTAATTAGGGGCAATCCATCACCTTTTAAGtgatatatattgttttgtatatagcTGCTGGGTCCCAGACATGTATATAAAATGATcttatattacttttattacttATTGACCTTAAAGTGCAGAATGATTTAGACACCCTAGTTTGATTTCACATTTATCTGCTTAAATGCAATTTTCTTATAATACATACAATTAcatctgcagaccatttaaattgAGCTATTACAGTTTCAGACCCGTGGGAAGTaagttttttggggggaatttcATCTTAGACATTAATATATCTCTAGAGATGCTTTTGCTTAGGAGCATCACACACCCTTTTATGGATAAAATCTAAATCTAAGCTGCATGGCCCAGTGCACTGCATACGATACAGTTGTCCCCTGTGTTATAATTCAAGTATTTAACGAGTTATACAGAGACGGATGCAATGCGAGGACTGGATGTGATGCCttaacagtttgtttgtttgattagTATCAGGATATGAACGGCCCCAGTGAGAGTGAGTCCTTGCCGagttcaaatcaaaacaactttCTCTGCCACTTTTTGCTCTGCTGTTTCTATCGAACATCTCTCAAGTGAGCTggatctttgtgtttttgtatttagagcactaaaagtgtaaaaatgacACTCAACCCAAGTGTATATTCCTCTGAAGGAATAAGGTAACACAAACTTTTCAAACAGTCTGTGATTACTGAACTTTGGATTGAGTAGTAGATGTTTAACTTTTGGATCTATAATGCTTCATTATGTCAGAGAGAACAGTTGAATGTGGACATCGTATGATGCTGAATAGCCTCCTTTTATATGTTACAGGTTATTTGCCAATAAGAGTCATTTATCTGATTTCTCCTTTATGGTAGTAATTTTCATCCGTCAAAGGTCACATTGCTGGCTTTATAAAAGGTGGTCTGACTGGAAAGGAAAGACATTCCTCTCATATCTTCCTGGCTGGGACTTCCTATATTTGAAGAATAACTTCATTCCATCATCTGAAAGATATGCATTTTTGGCAAACATCATACAGGCGTAGGGCACACTGTTTTCTAAAGTTGTGAAAATGTTTCCACTTAAATTGACATAGCAGACACCTTAGTGGAAAAGAGCAGCAGTATGTATGATATTACTCTTGGGAAACGATGAGGGTGACTTTTAAGTGGTCAGATTTCGTAACAATTGTACTTCCTTGTTGCGGGCGAGGCTTGACAGGACAGCACACACTTCAGAGTAAAGCACAACAGAATAACGATTGCATATCCGGTTAtcaactttcaaaataaaacttaaatctaaTAGTACAGAACGTTTTCTAAATGGGATTTTTACAATTTCTCTACTAAAATTATGTAAATGCAGTTGTTTAATTGTACAAGTTTTATTTATGACCTGCGTATTTAACTGTACAGCATACTTGTTGTTGTATAGCATTGATTTATAGACGTGTTATATGAACACATAACGTTTCAAATGTAATTCACATAACGTTTAAAGAtgtaaatgtcattttcatGATTTCttactttgtttgtatttatcatTTACGGGATATTCCTTCAGGCTATTTGCATGTGCTCCTGTCATCTGAATTTATCTTATAGGCATCATTAAAGGATTTATGTCATGATATTATCATTGAATAAACCAAATGTGTTATTAATTAGGAATCAAATAGACATTCTAGGTTATGCCTAAATATATTCCTTAAAGCAAATCAATAAAACGATAAATCACGATTAGTGCTTTGATTTGGCGctcttttactttgaaggcGAGTGTAAAATCTGGTTTCTTCTTTGGACTGTTGTTAATCTCAGAGTCTTGGTGTAGATCAGTATCAGTGTAAAGTCTGTGCCAGTAGGATTCCGTTCTGTCAGGTGGGAGCGCTGCTTCAGGATCGTAAGTGAAGTCTCATTGACACAGGCTCGTAAACAATTCCCACTTTTGGACATTATTGGACTATTGAACTTGGGCGATATCTGCCCCTTTTCACATTGAGGTAAGATGTACTTTTTATGAACATATGTTTCATGTAGGATGTCTGTAAAGTAAGGATTGTTCCACGTTCATGAATGGCTGAACTATTCACAGGTAATCGCCTGTCTGCATAGGATATTTTAGCATTTATTAtccagaaatatatttattgaagtTATCTTTACTTTATGTTTTTGAATAGTTTTCAAACAGTCAACCATTGCACAAGGGAGTGTTACAATGTTAATACAGGATAATGAATCGTATGAATACTTAGTAATAAAGGTGTTTTTACTTATTGACAAAATAAGGCTTAGTTAGTATTATTCTGTTATTCTGTGTTTGGCTCTGGAGGCCTGAACATTTCCCTCTGCTGCACATGTTGCAGCAAGTCACGTCCTGCCCACAGTAGAATTTATATTGACTCTATCAACTTATTATTTCATTGACTCTATCAGATTTGGCtccaaaagtttcacagctgttcTATATCTGTCTGTCTTAAATATCTGAAATTGCAGATACCTCATTTGAAAAAGCAGAATCTACTTAATCCCGGGCTTGGAAAGAAAACAGCTGATACTTTTCCTCTTTCCCCAGCTCCTCATTCTGCCTTTTCAGTTTAAACAAGCTAAAATGTTTACAGTATCCACCTCTTGTGTCTGTCCAAAGCagtgaatgtttgttttatgtgaaataaaatgttacctATTTCTGTCAAATCTCAACATTccttctgtgtttttcctcGCAGAGCTCCTTCTGGTTCTCCAGAATGATCTCTTTGAGAAAAGTGTCTTATAGGTAGCACTCAATCACGGTGGACTGTGACGTGGAGATGGTCACTTGGGCCGCCTTGCTGACAGTATGCATATggatacaaacacaaatagcCTCAGGACAGTACATATGTCCTTCTACTCCACCCAGGCTGGTggattttactgtaaaatactCCCTCCCCCATTTCCAAACAGACAAACCCATACAGAACATCGCTGTGAACCATGAGGAGAATCGCTCAGACGTGTATGTTGCATGTCAAAATGTAATAGAGGCAGTCAACTATGCCATGGAAAGAATTTGGAAAGTGAAAACTGGACCTGTTGGCAGTACTGACTGCGAAACATGTTTGGCGTGTGACATAGAAATAGATCCTGCAGACCCTGTGGATACAGACAATGAGGTTCTGCTTTTGGATGTATCTGCAAGTCCCTTTCCCTACTTGTACATATGTGGGAGTACTCGGCATGGGATCTGTCACTTCATTGACATTGGCACTCCGGAGCCCAAGCCTCAGTGTTTATTCAGAAAGGAGAAAAACTCTCCAACCAACTGTCCAGATTGTCTGGCCAGCCCCCTTGGCACCAAAGTCACCATCGTTGATCAATCTGCCACACTGCTGTTCTTTGTAGCCGCCTCTGTCAATGGCAAAGTGGCACAGATGTATCCAAGGAGGTCAATATCTGTAGTGAGACCTCTTTCAACTGAAGATGGCTTTCATATGGTCATGGATGGTCTGACAGTACTCCCCAGTCTACAGGACTCTTACAAGATTGATTACATCTACAGCTTCTCCACAAGTAGTTATGTCTACTTCCTGTCCCTGCAAAGAGAAAACCCATCCAGCAGCAACTCAGCCTTTCAGACCCGCCTTGGAAGACTGCCTATATCAATCCCAGAGGTGTGGATGTACCGAGAGGTGGTGCTGGAGTGCCGGTACGAACCGAAGCGCAGGAGGAAACGCAGAGATGCTTTTAGGGACATTGTGTTTAATGGACTACAGGCAGCCCACTTTGGGCGAGCGGGGAAGGACTTGGCAGAAGAGCTGAGGGTAGGCGAGACAGAAGACATTCTGTTTGGGGTTTTTGCAGAGGTGAATCAGAATGGAGAACCTCGAAAACATTCAGCTCTGTGTGCATTTTCTTTGACTAAAGTAAATTATGAAATTGATAAAGGCGTGGATGCCTGCTGCAAGTCAGGCCCAGAGCAGCTTTCCAGAGGTCTCTGTCACTTCCAGCCATGCGAGAGCTGCCCACATGAAGTGAgtaactctttttttctttttaatactCAACTGTTGTCAGAGCGGAGTAACGGTGCGAAGGTCACCCTACACctagacaggaagtgacctaTTGAGACAAACATTGTGTAATTAACTCACCTGTGACCGGAACACTGTAGTTTGTCATAAAGCTTACAGTTTTATATTGTCTTGATAAATAAGGGCTAGCATAAAGTAAACCTTGACTACTGAaaggtgtgtgagagagcatgGCCAGATGAGATAACTGGGAGGGGTGGATGAGTCAGTCTGTGACCTGCACATTGCCACACCATTTCTCGGCTCTGTGAAAGGCTGGCAAATGTTTTCAGTAGTCCAAAGagtttaaatatgaaaaacagtTTATCAAGATAAAAGTCTAAAGAATTACACAAAACTTTACCTGCAATTTACCTGGTGGGAAACATTTATCGTCTAGGTACTAGATGAGAAATGTATTGGACggtaaaaagaaagtaaaaatcaGTTCACTCTTAAAACCCCTTTATTGAAAAGAGAATGGTGTTGTGGTGctcaacaaaataataaaggtGTGGTGTTTCCCCTTTCCATTGAGTTCAAACAGTGTCCTTTGAGCTCTCAAAGCCATGTGTACACCTACAGGAATGTGTGCCAACATACACAAGTTATAAATCCTGCTGATAAAAAGAGGGAATTTGAAGGGGAGGGAAAGAGTTGGGGTGTGCCTGACTTTTACACATGTTGTTGAAGTAGGGAATGTGTCAAATGTTGAAGATGTGAGGGGTAGGAATTaaataatcactcttaactCAATCAATAAATGATGGTTCAAACGATTGGCATCGAGTACTACCGGTGTAGTGCTTTAGATCAAGTTTTTGTAGAAAATGGATTGTGTACAATGAAATAGCTCTTCAGTTGTTACATGCTTACACCAAAAGAGACTGAAAAGATCAAAAGATGTGAATATTCGGCAGTTAAATAgtgggaggaaaacagaggCATGCTGGGGCAGGTCAGCTTAATTGCTTTGCAGTGGAATGTTTACCATTAGTTTAACATATgcgtttttttcttcaaaacgTTACTTTTCATTAACCACAGTTACTCTTGCTCTGacaaccatacacacacatcgaCTGTTTTATCTGTGTGAATTTACCTAAAGCTAAACTAAAGAGTTGCTACACTGAGAGAAATTCAACATATGGAGCTGGAGTCGCTGCTGTTTTATGACCTTGTTCCTCTCACAGCATGCTCCTATGGCTGGAGGCGAGGCTACAGCACTTCCTTTCTAAAAGGACGAGTTAAGATTGTCTCTATTTTAATCTCTTTTCCTACTGTATAACGCACAAGCATGTTCTATGTGCTTAAAGGGAGACTAATGCTGACAGAGGCAGATACTTCAGATGTATCTTTGTATGGGATTTTGTCATTGCAGACTAAAAATGAACACCCTGATCTGTATGTATTTTTCCCATTTCACAGAGCTCTGAAGGTAATGACACATGCAGTGTCAAACCCACTTTGGTGTCAAAGCCCTACTACCGACTAGACCTCTTCAACAGGCATATGAAAGGCGTCCTTTTCACCGCTGTCCTAGTCACCACTATTGGGAATCACACGCTGGGCCACTTTGGTACCTCAGATGGTCGGATACTGCAGGTGTCTGATATGTTGATTTCTTTTCGATTAATTAATTAGTTGTTTGGTATACTGTCCGAAAAATGCTGATCACTGTTTCCCAAAGCCCAAAATGATTTCTTCAAGTGTCTTGTTTTCTCCACAAGTTAAAAATATTGTCATAGGAGAGGAAATAAACCACACAGTAAATTGAATCAATGATTGTCTTGTTTGGTGCTcacaaacatttgaatgtttgtaCTGTCTGTCAGCCAGAAGCAGgtatatgttatatattatataagaacttcaaaataaaaatgtttgtgacATTACATCTCTGTTTGTGCGGTTTAGGTGATTCTTACTCTCTACAGGCCGATTGTTTATGCCAACTTTTCTCTTGGAGAAACCCAAGTGTCCAGAGCAGCACAAGTGTATAATGAATTTCTCCTCTTCGCAGTCGGAAATAAGGTAATCTTTGTAGTATCTTCCTTTTAATACTGCTTATCATTTGGGGATGAAATTAAAATGGAGCACACAGATTGACAACTAAGTTTACctagaaaacatttgacattgGGAAATTTGTTTGATGtggtttttatatattttgccAAAGAGTAAAAgagtacttttttttataatgtaatataatgtcaAGCA
It includes:
- the uba7 gene encoding ubiquitin-like modifier-activating enzyme 1, coding for MSEIVEIDEGLYSRQLYVLGHDAMQRMGSASVLIAGMRGLGVEIAKNVILSGVKSVTVQDEGKAAWSDLSSQFFLKESDLGQNRATCSLQQLSALNPHVRVYAHTGPLDEKLLLQFQVVVVTDSSLDDQKRFGDLCHSQGIKFIVADTKGLCGQLFCDFGEQFEVLDQDEDRPASAMIQSVSKSNPGLVLCTDDQKHRFSDGSIVFFSEVQGMTELNSIRPVEIKVCGPYSFSICDTSNFSKYERGGVVTEVKQPCMLTFKPLSAALLDHQLLKLNDYGKISRHNTLHLAFQALHGFVKKEKRRPNPWDQSDADALLAIVRELNTVAQLDQLDEAAVRILSFTAQGDLAPVNAFIGGLASQEVIKACSGKFTPLQQWLYFDALECLPEEKDHLAECSFSAKGSRYDGQIVVFGPAFQEKIERQKYFLVGAGAIGCELLKNFALIGLSAGEEGNITVTDMDFIERSNLNRQFLFRSNDIGKPKSDVAAKAAREMNPAMKITAHQNCLDPDSEEVYDNKFFMGLDGVAAALDNVKARVYLDGRCVQHHKPLLEGGTLGCKGHTLVVVPQLTESYGPDKSNSDDAIPLCTLKNFPHRIEHTLQWARDQFEGLFKQAPEKVNLFLRDLEFLPRTLGLGDAEALEALEGLLSSLVNIEAGGQRPTSWDDCVGWARCKWETLFNNDIRQLLHCFPPEEKTAAGQPFWFGSKRCPHPLTFDPNNRTHMDYVVAAANLYGQIYGINGTRDFASIRITLEKVSVPSFTPKSSVKIHLTEKEMEEDKKKDSDDVEKARLEELKGKLASPSLKSSAMQMYPTDFEKDDDNNFHMDYIVAASNLRAENYVIPAASRHQSKLIAGRIIPAIATTTAAVAGLMCLELYKLVQGHQNISSYRTAYMYLACSHILFSQPTPNRYFEVAGKKYTLWDDFLVEGRRGGQQEMTLGDLFRFIKDNYNLSIRYLLYGNAMLYMGQEERLKQSVSDVVKMVTKTDIPPNKKMLEFIAVFAEDEDCDTVPPIRYMLF